ttttttcacgttttcaagcAATTTGAACAGTGTTTTGCATTGTTTTGCTACATTTTGTCACATCTAACCGAAACTTCATTAGGTACCAGGTTTTATTGATTTACAATAATTCTAGtgcttttttggtgattttaaatACTTACATCATTTTATCGTttaattcaatattattttattttattcaacttttggcaaattttacccaacaaaaattttattacctagttttaaactcattttaacaatgttttgtgcagtttttgtttcattttgccacatcttaccaaaattatatgtacctattacttaTTAGTTAATTagtcaattttaatgattttaagaTTTTATACATGTTTTTAAGACATTTAAACGATGATTTGTACAGTTTTTGCcgaattcttaaaaataaacttcatcATCACAGCactttttgagtacctatatttatgacgattttatgttgttttttttttttttttgaattcacacCAAGATTTAGCAatgttttatacaatttttgccaCATATACATATTAGTCCAATACCACTGAAAATGtcttcatattatttttaaaaatttcaatttcaattatttcaatgcTACTACATTcatgtttttacaattttttcttatttctttcaatttttttccattttaaattttttgtgcttatgtgctcaaaaattttacaataaaaaaatattatttggaatctttttttttttactaaaaatgttttaaaatgtttgaaatcatgaaaatcattTACTAAATTAATGTACCTACTATGATTCGATGCCAGTGGGACGACTCGGGATGAGCTGTGGAAGAAGGTTTGCATGCTTGTagcagaaaaagtgaaaagtgaatgCAAcagtacaatttttaatttttttaggtattttaaacCCCTCTATCTTCCTTTTGCCCTCAAATTCACCTCAAGTCACTAGTCACATGATTAAAATTCTTCTCTgaagttcgttttttttgtttttttttgtttctaggATCAAATATGTCACAAACAACGATACCCAAATCcgaaatgctgaaaaatgactgaaatgcTTACATCgaatatattttcaaagtaagtattCAAATCCCTatctctgattttttgaatttttgaggtaTTTTAAACCCCTCTATCTTCCTTTTTTGCATTCAAATTCATATTGACTCTCGAGTTATGAGAACAAAATCCttttttgaagttcatttttttcaaaaatatattttggttTTTAGGATGATATAAGTCACTGTCATTgaaatacctaagtacatacatagaatattttcaaagcaTTCAAATCCCATGTCCCTCAGTTTATCTCAAAATTCTAACAGGTGGAGTTCTTCTTACTAATGATAAACTTGTTTAGCTATATTGAGGGcgataaaatttgaactttcaaaataatagTCACCTCGCCAATTTCTGACATTAGTTTGCacattaaattttgaagttcatcactgatgagtgatgacgtttgaaaacatacaatccccccccccacccttcaACTATTTTGTAAGTggtttacatattttaaaaaaccaggaaattcaaaaaaatggtctggaaaactGGAAGTAAGGTCGAGgaactaaaataatttttctgtagGACTATATTCAAATCttcagaaatgaattttcattttttctactaattttttttaggtgggTAAGTATAAatcattctatttttttttaaaatcctacctactttgatacttttttctgaaagactatgaattttttcatttttaccaaaaatttaatcgtacctacgtattttcatgttgaaaaatttatactcaGACAATTctgggtgaatttttttggccacagtcaaaattttaaagtggcTATTAGGGAGGGATAAAACTTGTGAAATGTCTACCATCGTCGCTCACGAATATCtcgaatatgaaaatttcaataaataaacCACAATATCCCGTTAAAgaagctaaaaaaattatctcaagtTATATAATTCtacagaataaaatttccaaaaaccttgACCCAACTTGGCTTTACCGGTCGAGTGGTCTAACTGTTCCGTGGTGTCCGGCGAAGAATCCATCTGCATACGAAATCTCAATACCGGTGTCGCGTGTACAATGTGACGATCGTAAATATTTATCGAATTGTTTTCAGACTGATAAGTGTCTCAATATTCGCAATCCTCTCGCCGCCTCTGTGATGTCTATCCGATATATTCAAATCAGAGACCAGAGACCACGACTCCATACGAGAGGTGTATCGCGTTATATCacgaaatgaagaaattatacAGAATGTAGGAAGAATCgtcctatttttttctaaacctTCCGTGTGGGTTTGCAAACTGGCATGGTTTGGTTTTACAGACGTTTTATGTAATatgggtgaattttttcaacttcgataTTGCCGCACTTTGTCGGTCATTGGTGAACGATCGTTTGTACGATGAACTTGGTTTAACTTGGTGCTTTggtgattgaaaatgaaaatgttgtgtttttggattctggtgagttttttttttcttgattcaTACTTATTCGTAGCATTTTTTTAGTGCAGTGTTGCATCTATTTTATTGAGTGGGTATTggttaatgtttttttttcatgataccagttcgtgttttttttcccaaaaaaaccccagtttgtttcaaaaagaaattatttttttgagggaaGGATTTTGGTCAAACAAGAAATAAGTTACTTACTTGAGGTGTTTCTTCATTGGTAAAGAGCTAGAAAAACTAACCCACCTGTTAAATTCACAGGCGACATTACTGGTACTCGAACCAGTTCTCAGCCACGaccatttttcatttccctCTGCTCCGAGAACAGTCAGCTACCGATCCGAATACGAAGTAGAAGACCAACAACCATCGAGCAAAACAttacacaaaataaaaaaactccgCAAAAAGCAAATGCTCCTTTGTTTACTGGgcggtggaggaggaggaggcggTGGACGTAACAGCCCTTTGGATGCCCCAGAACCAAGATTCCTTTTCCCAGTTATCCAGCAAACTGAGGTCAACGTTGGAAATCCAAGTGGTGGAAATAATCATTTATCTAGTCCGTATGGTTCAGGTATGTGCGATGGTCTTTTGGGATCTGGAGGAGGAGGTCTCGGGGGGCTAGGACATCCTGGATTATTGAGCCATCCTCTTTTGGCTAGTTTGGGTAGCTTGGGAAGTGGTAGTGGGACTAATAAGCCCGATACCGATGAGgatcaaaataggtatttaatgCATTTCAATATGAAAAGACATGTAGTCAGACCGTTGTATAAGTCGATGAAAGCTTTCTATAAGTTGTTCAGGTGAAATGAGGTCAAATTTGTGGAAGGGCGAAATTTATGTTACCTTAGGTTAAGTTATAACTTTTGTGCTAAGaatgttttttgtacctattttttttctttctttctttcaaaatatatttcgtGTATGATGTCCTAttgggtatatttttttttttgttttttattttatgctgTCAtgatgaagtaggtaggtaagaaaatttttttatcttcatttttaacGGATCTCACCACCcctcaaaattggatcatgatgtttggaatttttgaaaatgctgtcACGTGATctatcaaaatacgagtaggtaggaaaaatttaatttttttgaagaaaatgttttttcagtaATTATTGAGTAGTTTGagtcaaaaatttacgaaacacgattttcgagatttttcaaaaaggtgtcTGCAGCCCATCAataattcttatcaaaatttttttgagtatgTTTGAAGGATGTTGAGCCTAAAATTGACTTAATTTTTCGGGTAGTTGATAAGGGGCTATTTAAAGGGACAGTCTCAAgtgttgtaggtatttttaatgtttcttaaaaatttctaatGTCAGAAACTTGAGATATTCTGCCaacattttaatcaatttgaatACGTTGCATGACACTGTTTTCAAAAGTCCGTAACTCATGCCTTAATTTTGAGCTTGAAACTGCTCGaaacttctcaaaaaagttttgattggaattttttaattttgtgccAAAGTTGTAACTCATTTTGATTAgtcgcatgacacctttttcgaaaactccaaaaatcatgacccaattttgagcttgaaattcttttaaaaaactcagaaaagttttgatacaaatttttgattttctgctaaaatcGTAACCGGTTTTGATGTAAGTACTTATcttattatactttttttttaattccaaaaatcatgacccaatttgaACTTTGGAAgtagtttccatttttttcatttaggtattCCTATTTTTTGACACCATTAGGTATCAAGTatatttgaaccaatttttcagctacatttataaaaatt
This region of Planococcus citri chromosome 5, ihPlaCitr1.1, whole genome shotgun sequence genomic DNA includes:
- the LOC135848455 gene encoding uncharacterized protein LOC135848455 → MKMLCFWILATLLVLEPVLSHDHFSFPSAPRTVSYRSEYEVEDQQPSSKTLHKIKKLRKKQMLLCLLGGGGGGGGGRNSPLDAPEPRFLFPVIQQTEVNVGNPSGGNNHLSSPYGSGMCDGLLGSGGGGLGGLGHPGLLSHPLLASLGSLGSGSGTNKPDTDEDQNRYLMHFNMKRHVVRPLYKSMKAFYKLFR